ACCAGCGCTGACACCAGAGAAACTGCCAGCGGCAAAAATACAATCGCAGTCAAAATGCGGACTTTACGTTTCCGCTTAGGTTTCCCGTTAGCCAGGCTGTAAATTAAGAGCGAAATAATTTGAAGCAGGCTGACGGCAAGTACAAAAGCAAACAGCACAAGAAATACTGCCCAGAAACCGACCCCAAAATTTGAACTGAGTGAGTTGCTCTGAAATAAGATAAAAAAACCGGCTAACAGTGCCATTTTCGCCATTCGCAGGATTCCATACATCAAGATCTTACGGGAACTGACAGGCGATACAAACAGCAGGTTCACATCATTCATATCAAAGATGACATCACCGTTTGAAAGTCCCTTCTGCACTGCGATCACTGCAAAAATAAGCAGCAGCAGCATCAAAGCCCCCTTGAGCCACACAAGATCTGCGTAAGCTCCCCCACTCTTCTGGGTATACATCGTCAAAACGAATAGACCTATCATTAACCCAACCAAAACGAGCCAGAGAATGAGTTTTGCCGGCTTTCTCATCAGTTCTAGGAAAGTGTTTTTTCCACTTCTCACCAAAAGAAAAATCAGGCTGTTCACAGTACCGCCTCCTTCTCTTTTCCTTCGGTGATGGAGAAGTAGACGTCAGCTAGACTCTGGTCTGCGCCGATATCCTCGCGCCTGCAGACACGCTCTATCCGGCCTTTTACCATAATGTAAGTCACATCCCAGTTTTCTTCCATGCTTTCGATCATATGGGTACTGACAAGGAGTGCACATCCGCTGGCTCGAAGTTCAGAGATTACCCCTTTCAATTCCCTGATTCCGTGAGGATCCAGGCCGACAAGGGGCTCGTCAAAGATAACAGCTTGAGGCTGAGGAAGCAGCGCACAGCAAACACTTACTTTTTGTTGCATTCCCTTGGAAAGTTCCTTACCCAGCTTTTTCTTTTTATCATCAAGCTCGAACCTGGCAAGCAGTTCCTCGGCTCTTTTTTCCCATTGGTCGAGCCTGTACGCCTTTGCAATAAACTCCAGATGCTCTGTGACAGTCAGAATCGGATAGAGCACAGGAAATTCCGGAACATACCCCAAAAGGCGCTTTGCTTCCACTGTATGGTTCTCATGGCCTCCAATTTTAATATCTCCTTGAAAACGCAGCAGCCCGCAAACAGACTTGATCAGCGTTGATTTCCCCGCTCCGTTGGGCCCCAGGAGTATGGCCAGCTCCCCCTTTTCCACAGACAGTGTAAGCCTGTCGTTGGCCTTAAATTTGCCGTATTTTTTCGTCATCTCAAGTACATCAATCATAAATCCCCCGATTCCCTTCTGAATTTTTATACGCTCCTCTTTCAAAGGAGGGTGTCTTCCTTACATAGTATGCCCGGCTCATGCAGTTACGATTTCACATATTATACACCATTTAAGATGAAAATTCCATATCATGGCAGCACCCATAGCAAGAGGATCTATCCACCATCCATTTCACTGTACCAGTGAAGATAACCTGGAAAACACTTTAAGAATGTTGAACTTTCGGAACTTCCATGCTACACTCGTCTCATAGATAAAAGAAGACGGCACATCTTTCTTATTCGAATCATATCGGCAGGCTTAAAAAGGAGCTTTTCATGAACAGAAGACCCACATTGGATCAATGGATTCGTAATAAAATTAATGGTTCAAAACCCTTCGGCTTGAGGGAACTTGCTGCTTATCAGCTGAACATGATCAATCAGACACTGGAGCATGCCTGCAGAAACAGCCTTCATTACCGCACCCGAATTGGTAATCGCCAGCTGTCATCACTGACTCAAATGAACGAACTGCCATTTACAATACCGGGTGATCTGCAGGCTGATCCCTACAGCATGCTTTGTGTCCACCCCAACGAGATCGCACGAATCGTGACTTTAAATACCAGCGGGAGCACCGGCCCGTCAAAACGAGTCTTTTTTACAGAAGAGGATCTCGAACTTTGCCGGGATTTTTTCCACTATGGAATGCAGTGCCTTGTGAGTGAAGCAGACACAGTCGGCATTCTCTTCCCTCACGAAACGCCCGCATCGGTAGGCGACCAGCTGATCAAAGGTTTAGCGCGTTTTGGTTGCGCTGCAGTGCCCCTCTATTCGCTGTCTCTTGAAGACATCGTGTTAAAGATCGAAAAACATAGGATCACTTCCCTTGCCGGAATGCCGGGGCAAGTGTCCCTTCTTGCAGAAAAATTTCCCCAGTGCTCTTCTGTGAAAACCGTACTGCTCAGCGCAGATTTTGTCTCGGACAAGGTAAGGGAAACCATTGCAAAAGCGTGGGGTTCAGAAGTATTTGAACATTACGGCATGACAGAAATGGGCCTGGGCTGCGGGGTAAGCTGCGAGCATCAGCAGGGATACCATGTACGGGAAGCTGACCTCTATCTGGAGATCATCGACCCAATATCAGGACAACCATTGCCTGACGGTGAATGGGGCGAAATCGTATTTACCTCCCTCACCAGAGTCGGCATGCCCTTTATCCGATACCGCACCGGGGACATCAGCCGCTGGAAAAACGAGCAGTGCCCTTGCGGGAGCACCCTAAGGCTTCTGGACTATATCAAGGACAGAAATGTAATAAAGCGGCTGCCCCTCCGCTATGAAGGTTGAAAATAAAAAATGCCAGAGATAATTCTGGCATTTTGATCTTCCATCTATTATTTTATATTATTTGCCCAGAGCTTCCTCGTCAGCAACGACGATCAGACGCGGATGCATCTGGAGCACCGATCCCGGAACTTCAGGAGTTACTGGTCCATAGAGAACCTTTTGAAGGATATCTGCTTTCTTTGCCCCGCTGGCACAAAGTACAATGGCTTTTGCCTGCATGATTGCTTTGATTCCCATGGTAATGGCCCTCTTTGGCACATCTTCTCTTGTGGCAAAATACCGGGAATTCGCCTCAATGGTTCCCTCTTTGAGGTTGATGCAGTGGGTCATCTGTTCAAAGGCCTCATCCGGTTCATTGAAACCGATATGTCCGTTTTCTCCAATCCCCAGCAGCTGCATGTCAATCCCGCCCAGCTTTTCAATCAGTCTGTCATATCTGGCACATTCCTCATCTATGTTATCCGCCATACCGTTTGGAAGATGGCAGTTTTTCTCTTTCACATTGATCTGGCTGAACAAATGATAGTTCATAAAATAACGGTAGCTCTGTTCATTGGTTCCGTCAAGGCCTACATACTCGTCCAAATTAATGGTTGAAACAGAAGAAAAATCGATGTCCCCCTTTCGATACCATTCCACAAGCTGCTCATAGATGCCCTCTGCTGTACCGCCAGTGGCAAGTCCTAATACACTGTTTTCCTTAAGGATGACTTGTGCCGATAAAAAATTCGCTGCCTTGCGGCTCATGTCCTTGTAATCTTTTGCTCTTATTAATTTCACTTTTTCTCCCCCGCTTATCGCTATTTTTATGATTAGATTAGACTTAATTGACGTCTAATACACTTCCCTTTGATGCTTCCTCCAGAATTTTTTCAATCCAACGTTCTACAAGCAGCAAGACACATCCTTTCATTGCATAATGGTTTTTTTCCATTGGAAGAGTAACACTGACATGATTCCCAATAGGAGCAGATCCCAGACGTTCACATTTTTTCATTGTAACAAACCGGATCAATTCAGCAAGAATTGGAATACTCGAATCGATTACGATCATGCCGGGATTCAAAATCCAGCAAATATTGTAAAGGAATTCTCCTGCGAGGCCTAATATGGGATCAATCTTCTTTTTTTCTATTGTCCCCATGGCCGGATACCGCTTCAGAGTCTCCTCCAGTTCATCTTGTCCGGAAGCACCCAGCTGTCTGCATAGACCTGAGATGGAAAGGATACTTTCATAAGTGCATTCTTCCCCCTCAAATGAAGTAATCCCTTGTCCTATTTCACCCGCAGCATAGGAGTCTCCCTGTATCAGCTCCCCTTTTCGAACATAGGCACTGCCCAGTCCGTCACCCAGATAGAAATAATACAGGCTGTCGGTGTGAGCAAGCCGGTATTCTATCCCAGCAGAGGCGCATACGTCGTGAATAATGGTTATATTTTCAATGCAAAAGGATTCTCTCAGCAGCTTTTTCAATCGAATGTTCTCAAGCCCCGGAATCAGATCACAATTTACGGCATCCTCCTGCTCGTAATATACACTGGGAACAGATACGCAAACGCCCAGCAAAGGCATAGCCATCTGCCTGGCAGCTTGGCCGATTTGAAACAGACACTCTCCCAAAGCAGTATGAAAATCAGACTCTCGTTCGACCCGAACCAGTCCTTCTGAAAGCGGCTTGGAGTGGATATCATAGATAAAGTACCCGATCTGGCTTATTTTGCACAGATTGATACAGCAAAAAAACCCCAAGTCCTGTGGGAATGTTAATTCCTTCGGTTTTCGTCCAATACTGCTTTCGGCTGTAGTTTCTGTGAGAACCCCCGCAGCCAGCAGCTTATCCACTATTTTGTTTACAGTTATAACACTAACCTTACTGTAAACAGTAAGTTCGCTGCGCTGTAGCCTTTGCTGATCAACCAGAGCTTTCAGGATATTATAACTGTTATTGTTTCTGATGGATCTGCTTGTCAAGTTATCTTTAATCATGGGTAAATCAAAACCCTCTTATTTTTTAATAGAATTAATTAATACAATTAAATAATACGTTTCGGAGCTCTGATTGTCAAGAACCAATCCGGTTGTCAGGACTTGACCAGCTGTTTGACAATGATTTCGAAACACTGCATATGCAAAATATCATCCATAACAAAATCGCCCTGCGAGCTGACAAAGGCAGGGCGATCTTGTATTGAGGGTCTGTCATCTGCTATGCAGAGAACATATTGGAAAGGACAGTTTGAATTGAGGAGAAATGTCCATTTTCCCTTTGAATTTCAATGATATCTGCTTTAATTGATCCAGTCATTTACCGCCAAAGAACTGCCGCGATTACGCTCTGTTGCAGATAAGATCAGTTCCTGATTCTGCGTAACAAACACACCAGCTCCATACCGGAAATGTACACCAAACGTACCAATTCCACCACCGTTACTGATCATATGAATCTGATCGAGCTCTTGACCGATGGTCCAGTTTTGCGTATTGATTTGATACAGATATGCATAATCAGCATAAGAAGCTCCTGAATTCTGAGACCATAGACCGATCAAGTAAACAGCATTCGTTCCTTCTTCCGTAACCAGACCAAATCCCTGAAAGTCTTTTGCAAAACCAAAGCTTCCCACTTCAGTAAACGACGCATTTTCAAGCCCTCCGGAAGCCGGAGCGCGGTAAACATGATAAACGCTGTTACTTTCATCCAGATGGGCTACTATCATCAGGTAGTACTCTATTCCTGCCGCTTCATAGGTAGTAATACCCAAGGCACCAGCTTTATGGTTCACAGCCAGATCAAAGGGTTCCACCCTGCGCAGTTCCTGTACCGGCAGCGAGCGAAGATCATAAAGCGAGATATGGGCCTGCGTATCTTGCTCTGTGGGAACGAGCAAATAATCTCCGATGCTCTGGATTCCTCCCGGATGGTTCCAATTGCTCAGATACGTTTTAAATCCGTACTGATCGCTGCCGTTTTTCTTACCAGCAACGATGTGAGCATAGGAAGCAGATGAAACACTATGGGTCAGAAGAGCATAACGATTGCCTTCCGCATTATCATACTGTGTATATCCTTGGACATGACAGGAAATCGAATCATAGTTACCGGTAAAGCCCTGTAGGTTTGTCAGACTGCCATTAACTGGAAGTCCCCGGAAGGCTGCTCTGACATCAGGTATTGGAACCGCACGGTCTTTTGCGGTACCCGGAACATACAGCGCTTCCAGAGAGATTGTGCTCACATCATTCCCTCCCCGTAAAAACGAGGCATAAACCGTACGGCCGCTGGTATCGGTACCAAACACAAGAACACGTTCGGGGCCGTCACTATCACGGGTGTGCTGGCCTTTTTTCTGTCCAAACCACCAATTATTGCTCACTCCTGATTTCCCCTGTGCAAAGGCGGCATCAGGAAAAGTAACTGTAATCCCTTGAGAATAACCAGGAGCGGTAATAGCAAGTCTCAGATCCCCGATAAATGCAAAATTAAGATCTCCGGCCGAGTGATCAAAGGTTGTACGATCTCCGTTCACACTGTTGTCATTGTAACCCGAAAGCCGTGTATTAAACCAGGACGCTACCGTTCCCGATCCGCTGCGGCCGACTTCAAAAGAAAATTTTCCATTGGACAAGGTATGTACCTTTCCGACATAGTTTTTCCCATTGGGATCTTGACCCGAGGTGATACTGAATTCCTTTACTGTAAAAGTTCCGCTTGTAATCTGAATCCCGTCGGAACCCTTAACCGTCACTTCATTGTTGTGATAGGACATCGCGACGCTTACCTCCCCCGCAGGCGCAGCTGCTTCCGACAAAGAAGCTTCTTCCAACGGAATGGCTTCTTCCAATGAAGCAGCATCTCCCAACGGAATGGCTTCTGCCAATGAAGTAGATTCTCCCGATGGAATGGCTGCTTCCAACGAAGCAGCAGCTGCCATGCCTCCCATGCTGAAAAATAACCCTGTTGCGAGTAAAATGCTAAAAAAAC
This genomic window from Clostridiales bacterium contains:
- a CDS encoding ABC transporter ATP-binding protein, which gives rise to MIDVLEMTKKYGKFKANDRLTLSVEKGELAILLGPNGAGKSTLIKSVCGLLRFQGDIKIGGHENHTVEAKRLLGYVPEFPVLYPILTVTEHLEFIAKAYRLDQWEKRAEELLARFELDDKKKKLGKELSKGMQQKVSVCCALLPQPQAVIFDEPLVGLDPHGIRELKGVISELRASGCALLVSTHMIESMEENWDVTYIMVKGRIERVCRREDIGADQSLADVYFSITEGKEKEAVL
- a CDS encoding ROK family protein codes for the protein MIKDNLTSRSIRNNNSYNILKALVDQQRLQRSELTVYSKVSVITVNKIVDKLLAAGVLTETTAESSIGRKPKELTFPQDLGFFCCINLCKISQIGYFIYDIHSKPLSEGLVRVERESDFHTALGECLFQIGQAARQMAMPLLGVCVSVPSVYYEQEDAVNCDLIPGLENIRLKKLLRESFCIENITIIHDVCASAGIEYRLAHTDSLYYFYLGDGLGSAYVRKGELIQGDSYAAGEIGQGITSFEGEECTYESILSISGLCRQLGASGQDELEETLKRYPAMGTIEKKKIDPILGLAGEFLYNICWILNPGMIVIDSSIPILAELIRFVTMKKCERLGSAPIGNHVSVTLPMEKNHYAMKGCVLLLVERWIEKILEEASKGSVLDVN
- the nagB gene encoding glucosamine-6-phosphate deaminase, encoding MKLIRAKDYKDMSRKAANFLSAQVILKENSVLGLATGGTAEGIYEQLVEWYRKGDIDFSSVSTINLDEYVGLDGTNEQSYRYFMNYHLFSQINVKEKNCHLPNGMADNIDEECARYDRLIEKLGGIDMQLLGIGENGHIGFNEPDEAFEQMTHCINLKEGTIEANSRYFATREDVPKRAITMGIKAIMQAKAIVLCASGAKKADILQKVLYGPVTPEVPGSVLQMHPRLIVVADEEALGK
- a CDS encoding phenylacetate--CoA ligase; translated protein: MNRRPTLDQWIRNKINGSKPFGLRELAAYQLNMINQTLEHACRNSLHYRTRIGNRQLSSLTQMNELPFTIPGDLQADPYSMLCVHPNEIARIVTLNTSGSTGPSKRVFFTEEDLELCRDFFHYGMQCLVSEADTVGILFPHETPASVGDQLIKGLARFGCAAVPLYSLSLEDIVLKIEKHRITSLAGMPGQVSLLAEKFPQCSSVKTVLLSADFVSDKVRETIAKAWGSEVFEHYGMTEMGLGCGVSCEHQQGYHVREADLYLEIIDPISGQPLPDGEWGEIVFTSLTRVGMPFIRYRTGDISRWKNEQCPCGSTLRLLDYIKDRNVIKRLPLRYEG